The following coding sequences lie in one Polynucleobacter necessarius genomic window:
- a CDS encoding KdsC family phosphatase: MPSAFNPHNTNPLPQYPQAWERASKVRLLVLDVDGVLTNGQVWIDADGKESLKAFDIQDGLGIKLLEQCGISTAIITGRNSKMALARCKELGIKHIHMGVENKAVALTEVIKSLGLTYADCAVMGDDWPDLQMMKQAGFKICPSQGHEAIKEFAHLVTTHAGGNSAVREVCDLILKAQNRYDELLNKALS, from the coding sequence ATGCCTAGCGCTTTTAATCCTCACAATACCAACCCACTCCCTCAGTATCCACAAGCCTGGGAACGCGCCAGTAAAGTAAGACTCTTGGTTTTAGATGTAGATGGCGTATTAACAAATGGACAAGTCTGGATTGACGCTGATGGCAAAGAGTCTTTGAAGGCTTTTGATATTCAGGATGGCTTAGGTATCAAATTATTGGAGCAATGTGGAATTTCTACTGCAATTATTACCGGCAGGAATTCCAAAATGGCTCTAGCGCGCTGTAAAGAATTAGGAATTAAACATATTCACATGGGAGTAGAGAACAAAGCAGTCGCGCTGACAGAAGTCATTAAATCTCTCGGCCTTACCTATGCAGATTGCGCAGTCATGGGTGATGATTGGCCAGATTTGCAGATGATGAAACAAGCCGGTTTCAAAATATGCCCTTCGCAGGGACATGAGGCCATTAAAGAATTTGCGCATTTAGTTACCACGCATGCAGGTGGCAATAGCGCCGTCCGTGAAGTATGTGACTTGATTCTAAAGGCGCAGAATCGCTATGACGAATTACTCAATAAAGCTCTTAGCTAA
- a CDS encoding KpsF/GutQ family sugar-phosphate isomerase, translated as MITKTRERTLKLARDTLTIEAAALQTMRDRLEGFNADAFVLAVELLHGCKGRIVVSGIGKSGHIARKIAATFASTGSPAFFVHPAEASHGDLGMVTRDDVFVALSNSGETDELLTIVPIVKRTGAKLIALTGAPSSSLAKLADAHLDTSVEKEACPLNLAPTTSTTAALAMGDALAISLLDARGFEAEDFIRSHPGGRLGRKQLMHVSEVMRGLADTPQISIDASLQEALLEMTSKCMGMVVILDAHKKVFGILTDGDLRRLLEKTTNLDGIKLRSATTANPRTIPPELLAEEAIEMMEKHRINHLVVTDNDGHLLGALNLHDLFAAKVI; from the coding sequence ATGATAACTAAGACTCGTGAACGTACCCTAAAGCTTGCGCGCGATACCCTCACAATTGAGGCTGCTGCACTGCAAACCATGCGTGATCGCCTAGAGGGCTTTAACGCAGATGCCTTTGTCCTGGCGGTTGAGCTCTTACACGGCTGCAAAGGCAGAATCGTAGTTTCTGGTATTGGAAAATCTGGCCATATTGCACGGAAAATAGCGGCCACCTTCGCCTCCACTGGCTCTCCAGCCTTTTTTGTACACCCTGCTGAAGCCAGCCATGGTGATTTAGGCATGGTAACTAGAGATGATGTTTTTGTAGCCCTCTCCAACTCTGGAGAGACTGATGAACTCCTCACTATTGTTCCCATAGTCAAACGCACCGGAGCAAAATTGATTGCCTTGACTGGCGCACCTAGCTCCTCACTTGCCAAGCTAGCAGATGCCCACCTAGATACCAGCGTTGAAAAAGAAGCTTGCCCACTCAATCTTGCGCCCACCACTAGCACTACTGCTGCACTAGCGATGGGAGATGCGCTGGCGATTTCCTTGCTCGATGCCAGAGGATTTGAAGCCGAAGACTTTATTCGCTCCCACCCTGGTGGTAGATTGGGTCGCAAACAACTCATGCACGTGAGCGAAGTGATGCGTGGCCTTGCAGACACACCTCAGATATCAATAGATGCATCGTTGCAAGAAGCATTGTTAGAGATGACTTCGAAATGTATGGGCATGGTGGTGATCTTAGATGCTCACAAAAAGGTATTTGGGATTTTGACTGATGGCGACTTGCGTCGCCTTCTAGAAAAAACTACCAATCTTGATGGCATCAAACTTCGGAGCGCTACTACTGCGAACCCCCGCACCATTCCTCCAGAACTCTTAGCCGAGGAAGCCATTGAGATGATGGAAAAACATCGCATCAATCATCTAGTGGTTACTGATAATGATGGTCATTTATTGGGTGCCCTAAATCTACATGATTTATTTGCCGCCAAAGTCATTTAA